The Streptococcus parasanguinis genomic sequence CCAAGGCCCATAAAATATTAAGTGGAGTCGTTGTCAATACGCCCCTTGAATACGACCACTATTTATCTGAAAAATATGGGGCAAAGATTTATTTGAAAAAAGAAAACGCCCAACGTGTTCGTTCGTTCAAGATTCGTGGAGCGTATTTTGCAATTTCTCAACTCTCAAAAGAAGAGCGTGAGCGTGGGGTAGTGTGTGCTTCTGCGGGAAACCATGCGCAAGGAGTTGCTTATACTTGTAATGAAATGAAGATTCCAGCAACCATCTTCATGCCGATCACAACACCTCAACAAAAGATCGGCCAAGTCCGATTCTTTGGTGGGGACTATGTAACGATTAAGTTGGTCGGGGATACCTTTGACGCGTCAGCTAAGGCAGCTCAAGAATTTACTCTTGCAGAAAAACGGACCTTTATTGACCCGTTTGATGATCCACACGTACAGGCTGGCCAAGGAACAGTGGCCTATGAAATTCTTGAGGAAGCTCGAAAAGAATCGATTTCCTTTGATGCTGTCCTTGTTCCTGTAGGTGGAGGAGGCCTCATTTCAGGTGTTTCTACTTACATCAAAGAAACGGATCCTCGGATTGAGGTCATTGGGGTAGAGGCTGAAGGAGCGCGCTCCATGAAGGCTGCTTTTGAAGCAGGTGGTCCCGTCAAATTACCAGAAATTGATAAGTTTGCAGACGGGATTGCTGTGCAAAAGGTAGGACAATCGACTTATGAAGTGACCCGCCAGCATGTGGAAACTCTTGTTGGGGTCGATGAAGGCTTGATTTCAGAGACCTTGATTGATCTTTATTCTAAGCAAGGGATCGTAGCCGAACCAGCGGGAGCAGCTAGTGTAGCATCCCTTGAAATCTTGCGCGAATACATCAAGGGGAAAACCATTTGTTGTATTATTTCAGGTGGGAACAATGACATTAACCGTATGCCTGAGATGGAAGAACGGGCCTTGATCTACGATGGAGTAAAACACTACTTTATCGTCAACTTCCCACAACGTCCAGGGGCCCTTCGCGAATTTGTAAATGATATCTTAGGACCAAATGATGATATCACACGTTTTGAATACATCAAGCGTGCTAGTAAGGGGACTGGCCCTGTCTTGATTGGGGTTACTTTGGCCAATAAGCATGACTATGCAGGTTTGGTCAATCGTATTGAGCGTTTTGATCCGTCTTTCATTAACTTGAACGGAAATGAAACTCTCTATAATATGCTGGTCTGAGTATCATGCAGAAATAATCGACAATTTAAGCAATATATTTTTATGGAATATATTGCTTTTTTATGAAGACTTGTGATATGATATGCGTAAATTAAAAGGAGGAACTTTTTATGCCTGTATTTTTTATCTTTATTTTATTCTTGCTAATGGTTGCAGGATTCATTGTGATCAGCTCACTATATGTGGTCAAGCAACAATCTGTTGCCATCATCGAGCGTTTTGGTCGCTATCAAAAAATTAGCGATAGTGGTATTCATATGCGAGCGCCTTTTGGCATCGATAAAATTGCCGCACGAGTTCAATTGCGCGTCTTGCAGAGTGAGATCGTGGTTGAAACAAAAACTCAGGATAACGTGTTCGTTACCATGAATGTGGCGACGCAATACCGAGTGAATGAAAGCAACGTAAAGGATGCCTACTACAAACTTATGCGTCCAGAATCACAGATTAAATCGTATATTGAAGATGCTCTTCGTTCTTCTGTGCCTAAGTTGACCTTGGATGAATTATTTGAGAAAAAAGATGAAATCGCCCTTGAAGTTCAAAAACAAGTGGCAGAAGAAATGTCAACTTATGGATATATTATTGTTAAAACCTTGATCACCAAAGTTGAGCCAGATGCCGAAGTGAAACAATCCATGAACGAGATCAATGCGGCGCAAAGAAAACGCGTGGCGGCTCAGGAATTGGCAGAAGCAGACAAGATCAAGATCGTGACTGCTGCCGAAGCTGAGGCGGAAAAAGACCGTTTGCACGGGGTTGGTATTGCCGAGCAACGGAAGGCCATTGTCGATGGATTGGCAGACTCTATTAAAGAGTTAAAAGGTGCGAATGTAGACTTGACGGAAGAACAAATCATGTCTATTCTCTTAACCAACCAGTACTTGGATACCCTAAATAATTTTGCAGATAAAGAAGGGAATAATACGATTTTCCTACCAGCAAACCCTGATGGCGTTGAAAACATTCGTACACAAATATTATCAGCCCTGAAAGCAAAGTAAACTTTTTATCATTTTTTAAAAAAGGTTCGTATTTTCAGCGATTTTAGTTGACAAAATGTGCAAAAAAATTTATATTAGTATTGGAAATAATAATATAGGAGAAAGATCATGGCTAAATCGAACTTTGAAAAAGTAGAATCAGTTGTTGGATGGGTACGTGATAAGAAAATTACAGGGTATCGTATCAGCAAAGAAACAAATGCCCGTGAAATGTCTATCATTGCCTTGGCTCAAGGACGTGCAAAAGTAAAGAACATCTCGTTTGAAACTGCACTTGGATTGATTGATTTTTATGACAAAAATCATCAAAAATTTGAAGATTAATTTGTTGTTCCAATTGAAAACCAGAGAGTGTGCTCTCTGGTTTTTTCGATGCCTCAAAAGCAGAAGCGATACAAAAACAGCTTGCTTCCATACTGGTAAGCAAACTGTTTCAAGAGATTAATGTAAGAAGCGTTGAAGAAATTCCTTGGTCCGTTCTTCTTTTGGATTGCTAAAGATTTCTTTCGGATCTCCTTGCTCAGCGATGACACCCTTGTCCATGAAGATGACCCGGCTAGAGACATCGCGGGCAAATTCCATTTCGTGGGTTACGACAATCATGGTGAGTCCTTCTTTAGCGAGGTCCTGCATGATTTTCAAGACTTCCCCAACCATTTCTGGGTCTAGGGCAGAAGTTGGTTCATCAAAGAGAATGGCATCAGGATCCATAGAGAGGGCGCGTGCGATGGCGACCCGTTGCTTTTGACCACCTGAAAGTTGTTTCGGACGGGCAGCCCAATATTGAGATCCCATACCGACTTTTTCAAGGTTTTCCTTTGCAACTTTCTCTGCAGTTTCACGATCGCGCTTGAGGACGGTTGTTTGTGCAACGATGGTATTTTCCAAGACGTTTAAATTTTCGAAGAGATTAAAGCTTTGGAAAACCATCCCTAATTTCTCGCGGTAGTGGGTAAGATCATACTCAGGATCAAGAACATTTTGTCCACGATAGAGAATCTCTCCAGCTGTAGGAGTCTCTAGAAGATTGATGGAGCGAAGGAAGGTTGATTTTCCGCTACCAGAGCTCCCAATGATGGAGATCACCTCTCCTTTTTCAACGGTGAGCGAAATATCTTTCAAGACCTCATTTTGACCGTAAGATTTTTTTAAATGTTGGATTTCAAGAATTTTTTCTGCCATTATTTCACCTCTTTGACTTGCATTTGATTGGCACCTGTAGTATAAGTATCAGAATCTAAGCGACGTTCGATGTAGCGAAGGATTCGTGTGATAGTAAAGGTGAGAACGAAGTAAATCACAGCAATGATCGTAAAGGTTGGGAAGTATTGGTAGTTTTGAGTTGCGACCGTATTTCCTGTAAAGTACAGTTCAACTACAGAGATAACATTCAAAACAGATGTATCCTTGATGTTAATAACAAATTCATTCCCTGTTGCTGGCAAGATATTGCGAACAACCTGTGGAAGGACGACCTTGCGCATGGTTTGTCCATGGGTCATTCCTAGAGCAGTCGCTGCTTCAAACTGACCTGGATCCACTGCTAGGATCCCACCACGAACAATCTCACTCATATAAGCTCCGGTATTGATTGATACGATAAAGATGGCGGCCCAGGTACGATCCAAGGAAATGTTGAAGGCTTGGGCGGAACCGTAGAAAATGACCATGGATTGAACGATCATCGGAGTTCCACGGAAGATTTCAATGTAGACATTGAGGAACCAACCAAAGGCAGTTTGGCATCCAGCAAGGAATTTATTTTTAGCCTTCGGAGCTGTCCGGAAGACACCGATTAACAAACCGATAATCAACCCAGCAATGGTACCTGTCATGGAGATTAAGAGGGTCATTCCAGTTCCCCGTAAGAACTGTGGGCCATTATCCTTTAAAATCTTCATCATTTGGCTAAAGAATGTCTGCTTATCATCACTAGCATCACTGGAAGCTGGTTGCTTCTTAATCATATCATCCATGAGTTTGACTTGGTCTTCAGACGAAATCTTAGCTAGTGCGGCATTGACTTGGTCAATTCTAGTGTCACCCTTCTTCATCCCGATAGCGATCGTCGCATCTTCTTCCCCAACTTCAAATCCTTTTTTGAATTGAATCATCTTAAATTTAGAATTAGCGGACTCGGCAGTTAGGGCTTCGGGACGTTCGGAAACATAAGCATCGATGACGCCGGATTCAAGCGCTTGACGCATTTGAGCAAAGTCTCCCATGGCGGTTTCTTGTTTTGCCCCTTTGAGTTGAGAAATGAGCGAGTAGAGGTAGACCCCTTGTTGAGAGGTAACCTTTGCATCTTTAAAGTCATCTAGACTAGTAGCATTCGCATAGTTTCCGTCTCTGCGGACCAGCATGACTGGCTCGCTGGTATAGTAGCTATTAGAGAAGGCGACCTCTTTTTTACGTTCAGCAGTGGGACTCATCCCGGCGATAATCATATCGATTTTACCAGATGTGAGTGCTGGAATTAAACCGTTCCAAGATGTTTTCACGATCAAAGGTTTTTTACCTAAATCCTCAGCAACTTTTTTGGCGATTTGGACATCGTACCCATTAGCATATTGGTTGGTACCATCAATCTTCACGGCTCCATTTGAATCATCTTCCTGGGTCCAGTTAAAGGGAGCGTAGGCCGCTTCCATTCCGATTCGTAAATAGTCATCTGCATGAGCAACCTGTGTGATGCCTAGGCAAATGAAAAGCCCTGTTAAGAGCGCGAATAATGTTTTTTTCATTTTTTCTCCTCTTCCTTATTTTAACTCTTCCTATTGTACGGTAAAATAGGTTGCATTTCAAGCATGCTCCTCTTTTTATTTAAAAAATGCTATAATAATACAAAGGAGCGTGATCAAATGAAAAAGTATTTGTATGTTTTTTTCGCCTTTCTGGCCTGCCTTTTTGTCAGTCAGAATGTCCATGCATCTAGTCCATCTTATGATGTATTGTACTATGGTGGAACCTTGACCTTGGACACCTGGGACGACGCCACCTATGAGGAGGAGTTGGTCTATTATTTCAAAGATTCTTATAGAGGGCAGTATGTTAGCCTAGGAACTGCGGGGAACATGCCACAAGGCTTTGCAATTGAGATGCCGCCAAAGGTTGAGGTGGAAGGCCGTGATCTTCAAAGAGAACCCGAGATTACGAATCTAGGTGATGGCTACCGAGTGAAAATTTATAACAGTGGAGTGGCGACAGATACAGTCAAAATTAAAGTCACATGGAAATTAAAAAATCTTCTTTATTCACACAAGGATATCTTGCAGTTGAACTGGAAACCAATTACTGATGGTGATCAGAAGGTGGATGAAGTTCAATTTCGTGTCATTCCTAAGTTCGCACCAGCCAATGCCCAATCGGAACTGTATATCCATACAGCCTTTATGGGACCAGATGTGACTGTAAAAAAAGAAGATGGAATCTATTCTGCTACTTTCTATAACTTAGGCAAGGGAAAAGCGGTGGAGTTGTATGGATACTGGTTGAAGTCAGACTTATCTACTTTGTATGATTCTGGTCGAAATACAGGTTTGACCAAATTGGATGAATTTCATAAGAACCAAGCCAAAATTGAACAAGAAAAATACTGGACACGCATGTTTTGGAAATGGATCTTGCCAGCCTTAATTATTGCACTCTGGCTTCTTTCTCTCTTGGGTCGCAATCGGTTCAAAAAAATGATTTGGCCTGGTGTTACCTATCCGACCGATACTCGTCTTTATGAGATTCCACAGGACATTGCACCTCTAATTATGAGTTCGGTTGTTTATTCAGCTGAATTAGACGAGGCCTCCCCGACCAATAAAGAGAAGGCGACTCCTCCGGTATTTACATTTGAAAAAATGCTTCAAGCTACGTTGCTGGATTTGATGGATCGTGGAGTGATTGTCTACGAGCAACAAGGAAATGAAGTTGTTTTGACCAGGAAGTCTCATGGACATGTGGATGATTTTGAACGCTCTTTTATGAATATGGCTTTTGGGGATCAGGTTTCCTGTACCGTTAAAGATCTCTTTAAGAATTATGAATTTAGTGATGACGTATACAAACATGCCAAAAAAGCAGATCAAGATGCTATTCGTTCGCTAGGAAGTAGGGCTCAGGGTCGCTTTGATGCTGCTGTCAACCAGGTAGCCAAAGATGTTCATCGCAAGGTGGAAGATCTCCATTTGCCAAGCTACTATCGCCCTTTAGAGGCAAATGAAGAAGCGCAAGCTAGACGAAGCCTCTTCTTTGGTTGGGCTGCTTGGTTTATCGCCCTTGGAGCAGAAATCTTTGCCATCTTTGGGATGGGTTGGTTCTCTGTTCCTTGTTTGATAGGGATCCTCATACTTTGGTTTATGCCAGTGCGCTTCAATGGTGTCTTTAAAGCATGCTTACGAGATGGGGTTGTCAATCTTGCGGGTGCTGAGCAACGCTATTACTGGGATAGTTTTGGTCGGATGTTGAAAGAGATTGCCCACCTCAACGAAGCAGAGTTGCAGTCTCTAGTCCTATGGAATCGCTTATTGGTCTATGCGGCCTTGTATGGTGTAGCCGATCAGGTCACAAAGGTCATGAAACTTCGGAATATTCAGTTAGAAAATCAAGCCTTAAACGCCTTCGTTTACACCCCATTCTATCATGATGTGACCCACTCAAGTCATGCCATGTCTACTTATGGATCGACAGCATCGACAGCTAGTCATTTCACAGTTTCTTCTGGTAGTGGAGGAGGCTTCTCTGGCGGAGGAGGCGGAGGAGGCTTTGGCGCCTTCTAAGTAGCGCTGAGAATGGTCTTGGTCGCTCTGTCCCTTCTAGTTTAGAAGGCCTGGTCCAGTCCATAGATTTATGATATAATAGAGCAAATGTAAGTTTAGGAGAAAAAGATGTTTCTGATCGAATTAATCAAGGCGGTTCTTTTTGGGATTGTCGAGGGGATTACAGAATGGTTACCGATCTCAAGTACAGGTCACTTGATTCTGTTACAGGATTTTGTGCAGTTTAAAAATCAAGATCCAGCCTTTATGGAGATGTTCAATGTTGTGATCCAATTGGGAGCGATCCTAGCGGTTGTGGTGATTTATTTCGATAAATTATATCCCTTCAAACCTGGTAAATCTCCACTAGAAGTACGTCGAACTTGGCAATTATGGGCAAAAGTTGCGGTTGCAACCCTTCCGCTTGTCTTTGTTTTTAAATTAGATGATTGGTTTGAGGCGCATTTCCACAATTCGATTTCCGTTGCGATTATGTTGATCACCTACGGGATTGCCTTTATCTATCTGGAAAGACGGGAACAAGTTGAGCCAGCAGTAACGGAGTTGCATAAGCTCCCTTATCGAACAGCTCTTTATATCGGACTCTTCCAAGTTTTATCGCTATTTCCAGGAACAAGCCGTTCAGGTGCTACGATTGTAGGTGGTTTGATCAATGGTGTTAGCCGCCCAGTGGTGACAGAATTTACCTTTTATTTGGGGATTCCAGCCATGTTTGGGGCTAGCCTCTTAAAGGTTGGAAAATTCGCTCTTGGCGGACATTCACTAGCACTGGGGCAACTCTTTATTCTACTGGTAGCGATGGGAGTGGCCTTTGTGGTCAGCATGTATGCCATCCGCTTCTTGACAGATTATGTGAAAAATCATGATTTCACCGTCTTTGGGAAATACCGGATCGTTCTTGGTTCCATCTTGCTATTGTATGGACTCTTCCGTGTTATTTTCTAAGAGAACGGTTGAACTTGATCAAATTGTTTTCTGAGGTTGGAGACTTTTGTCCCGACCTCTTTTCGATGCATCCTTTTTTTGAATTCTATCCAATTTTTTAGTATAATAGTAAGACTAGAAGTATGAGGTTATGCTATGAAGATGAAGCAAATTAGTGATTCAACAATTAAGATCACGATCCAACTAGAAGACTTAGAAGAACGTGGAATGGAAATTGCTGATTTCCTTGTCCCACAAGAAAAAACAGAAGAATTTTTCTACGCTATTTTGGATGAACTCGAAATGCCAGAAAGCTTCCTGGATAGCGGGATGCTGAGTTTTCGTGTGACACCAAAACCAGACAAATTGGATGTTTTTGTTACCAAATCAAAAATTGACCAACAATTGGATTTTGAGGATTTGTCAGATCTTCCTGATATGGAAGAGTTGTCGCGCATGACGCCAGATGAATTTATCAAAACCCTGGAAAAAACAATCTCTGATAAGACAAAAGGGGATGCAGAAGCCATTCACCATTTGGAACAAGAAGAGTTGCGGGACAATCAAGAACAAGATCCTACATCTGAAGCACCAGTAAGTCAGTATATTTATTACATTTTGCGTTTTTCAAATATCCAGCAAGCAGTTGCCTTTTCAAAAACGGTCAGCTTTCCAGTGGATACCTCTGAATTATACAAAATGGGATCTGATTATTATTTAACCGTCTTGATCGATACAGAGGATCAACCAAATCAATATCCAACCTGGTTACTTGCCATCATTCGGGAGTATGCGGATGATTCAGAAGTGACACGAGCTGTTCTGCAGGAACATGGTCACTTACTAATGGTGTCTGGTGCGATTGAGAATTTGAAGAAAGTTGCTAGCTTATGATGTCTTTTTCCTTGCAATTTGTTCTGGTGCTGATTGGAACTTTTATGATTGCCTTGGTATTGACGCCCTTGGTTCGCTTGTTCTCCTTTAAGATTGATGCCGTAGATTATCCGAATGCGCGTCGGATCAATACCAAGCCCATGCCAAGCGCGGGTGGACTGTCTATTGTGATTGCTTTTTCAATTGCGACTCTCATCTTTATTCCTATGCTGACATCCACTACCGCACCAATCAAAAGTTACCTATCTTATACCTTGCCGGTCGTGGGCGCAGGATGGATTATCGCTCTCACAGGCTTGATCGATGATGTAAAAGAGTTGTCTGCCAAGAAAAAGATGATCGGCATCCTGCTGGCAGCGAGCCTGGTCTGGTTTTTGACAGATTTTCGGCTGAATGATTTCAAGATTCCATTCGGTGGTCCCTTACTTCATTTTGAACCGTGGCTTTCTTATCTTTTGACAGTGATTTGGATTGTTGCTATTACCAATGCGGTCAATCTGATTGATGGATTAGATGGCTTGGTGAGTGGGGTCTCTATTATTTCCCTAGTGACAATGGGGATTGTATCCTATTTCTTTCTACCAGTACCCAATCTCTTTCTGACCATGACGATCTTTGTATTGGTTGCGTCCATCGCTGGTTTCTTTCCCTTTAACTACCATCCGGCCATTCTCTATTTGGGAGACACCGGTGCCTTGTTTATCGGATTCATGATTTCTGTTTTGTCCTTGCAAGGTTTGAAAAATGCGACAGCTGTTGCAGTAGTCACCCCAATGATTATCCTTGGTGTACCGATTACAGATACCTTTTTAGCCATTATCCGTCGGACCCTGTCTGGTCAAAAATTCTATAAACCGGATCGCAATCACTTGCACCACCGACTTCTGTCTCTGGGCTTGACACATCGGGGAACTGTATTGGTGATCTATGGAATCTCGATGATTTTCTCCTTGATTTCTCTCTTGCTCAACATCTCGAGTCGCATTGGGGGCGTCCTACTTGTGATCGGGCTCTTGTTTGGAGTAGAGTTGTTAGCAGAATTGATTGGGGTTTTAGGGCCACATCATAGTCCTTTGTTAAATGTTCTGCGCTATATAGGGAATTCTTCCTATCGGGAGGAAGTTCGTCAAAAACGAAAAGAAAAAACTAAATAAGAATAGTTCTAATCAAAAGAAAAGCCATTTAGGCTTTTTTTTGATATACTTGAAAGGTAAAAAAATACTTTGTGATGAAGGAATCGATGCTTTGAGAACCTTCTAGACTTCAAAGTAAAAAGAAAGGGAATGCAATGTCGACATTAGAAATTAAAGACCTTCACGTTGAAATTGAAGGCAAAGAAATTTTAAAAGGTGTAAACCTGACCCTAAAAACTGGTGAGATCGCAGCCATCATGGGACCAAACGGAACAGGGAAATCTACTCTGTCAGCTGCCATTATGGGAAACCCAAACTATGAAGTAACTAAAGGGGAGATTCTGTTTGATGGTGTCAACATCTTGGAATTGGAAGTAGACGAACGTGCACGGATGGGCTTGTTCCTTGCCATGCAATACCCTTCAGAAATCCCAGGAATTACGAATGCAGAATTTTTACGTGCAGCCATGAATGCTGGTAAAGAAGAAGACGAGAAGATCTCTATTCGTGATTTTATCAAAAAATTGGATGAAAAGATGGAACTGCTCAACATGAAAGAAGAAATGGCAGAACGCTATTTGAACGAAGGCTTCTCTGGTGGTGAGAAAAAACGCAATGAAATCCTTCAATTGTTGATGTTGGAACCAACATTTGCCCTTTTGGATGAAATTGACTCTGGTTTGGATATCGATGCTCTTAAGGTCGTATCTAAAGGGGTTAATGCAATGCGGGGTGAAGGTTTTGGAGCTATGATCATCACCCACTACCAACGTTTGTTGAACTATATTACTCCTGACGTCGTTCATGTGATGATGGAAGGC encodes the following:
- the ilvA gene encoding threonine ammonia-lyase IlvA is translated as MITAKDVAKAHKILSGVVVNTPLEYDHYLSEKYGAKIYLKKENAQRVRSFKIRGAYFAISQLSKEERERGVVCASAGNHAQGVAYTCNEMKIPATIFMPITTPQQKIGQVRFFGGDYVTIKLVGDTFDASAKAAQEFTLAEKRTFIDPFDDPHVQAGQGTVAYEILEEARKESISFDAVLVPVGGGGLISGVSTYIKETDPRIEVIGVEAEGARSMKAAFEAGGPVKLPEIDKFADGIAVQKVGQSTYEVTRQHVETLVGVDEGLISETLIDLYSKQGIVAEPAGAASVASLEILREYIKGKTICCIISGGNNDINRMPEMEERALIYDGVKHYFIVNFPQRPGALREFVNDILGPNDDITRFEYIKRASKGTGPVLIGVTLANKHDYAGLVNRIERFDPSFINLNGNETLYNMLV
- a CDS encoding SPFH domain-containing protein; this translates as MPVFFIFILFLLMVAGFIVISSLYVVKQQSVAIIERFGRYQKISDSGIHMRAPFGIDKIAARVQLRVLQSEIVVETKTQDNVFVTMNVATQYRVNESNVKDAYYKLMRPESQIKSYIEDALRSSVPKLTLDELFEKKDEIALEVQKQVAEEMSTYGYIIVKTLITKVEPDAEVKQSMNEINAAQRKRVAAQELAEADKIKIVTAAEAEAEKDRLHGVGIAEQRKAIVDGLADSIKELKGANVDLTEEQIMSILLTNQYLDTLNNFADKEGNNTIFLPANPDGVENIRTQILSALKAK
- a CDS encoding capsule biosynthesis transcriptional regulator — its product is MAKSNFEKVESVVGWVRDKKITGYRISKETNAREMSIIALAQGRAKVKNISFETALGLIDFYDKNHQKFED
- a CDS encoding amino acid ABC transporter ATP-binding protein, whose product is MAEKILEIQHLKKSYGQNEVLKDISLTVEKGEVISIIGSSGSGKSTFLRSINLLETPTAGEILYRGQNVLDPEYDLTHYREKLGMVFQSFNLFENLNVLENTIVAQTTVLKRDRETAEKVAKENLEKVGMGSQYWAARPKQLSGGQKQRVAIARALSMDPDAILFDEPTSALDPEMVGEVLKIMQDLAKEGLTMIVVTHEMEFARDVSSRVIFMDKGVIAEQGDPKEIFSNPKEERTKEFLQRFLH
- a CDS encoding ABC transporter substrate-binding protein/permease — protein: MKKTLFALLTGLFICLGITQVAHADDYLRIGMEAAYAPFNWTQEDDSNGAVKIDGTNQYANGYDVQIAKKVAEDLGKKPLIVKTSWNGLIPALTSGKIDMIIAGMSPTAERKKEVAFSNSYYTSEPVMLVRRDGNYANATSLDDFKDAKVTSQQGVYLYSLISQLKGAKQETAMGDFAQMRQALESGVIDAYVSERPEALTAESANSKFKMIQFKKGFEVGEEDATIAIGMKKGDTRIDQVNAALAKISSEDQVKLMDDMIKKQPASSDASDDKQTFFSQMMKILKDNGPQFLRGTGMTLLISMTGTIAGLIIGLLIGVFRTAPKAKNKFLAGCQTAFGWFLNVYIEIFRGTPMIVQSMVIFYGSAQAFNISLDRTWAAIFIVSINTGAYMSEIVRGGILAVDPGQFEAATALGMTHGQTMRKVVLPQVVRNILPATGNEFVINIKDTSVLNVISVVELYFTGNTVATQNYQYFPTFTIIAVIYFVLTFTITRILRYIERRLDSDTYTTGANQMQVKEVK
- a CDS encoding DUF2207 domain-containing protein, whose protein sequence is MKKYLYVFFAFLACLFVSQNVHASSPSYDVLYYGGTLTLDTWDDATYEEELVYYFKDSYRGQYVSLGTAGNMPQGFAIEMPPKVEVEGRDLQREPEITNLGDGYRVKIYNSGVATDTVKIKVTWKLKNLLYSHKDILQLNWKPITDGDQKVDEVQFRVIPKFAPANAQSELYIHTAFMGPDVTVKKEDGIYSATFYNLGKGKAVELYGYWLKSDLSTLYDSGRNTGLTKLDEFHKNQAKIEQEKYWTRMFWKWILPALIIALWLLSLLGRNRFKKMIWPGVTYPTDTRLYEIPQDIAPLIMSSVVYSAELDEASPTNKEKATPPVFTFEKMLQATLLDLMDRGVIVYEQQGNEVVLTRKSHGHVDDFERSFMNMAFGDQVSCTVKDLFKNYEFSDDVYKHAKKADQDAIRSLGSRAQGRFDAAVNQVAKDVHRKVEDLHLPSYYRPLEANEEAQARRSLFFGWAAWFIALGAEIFAIFGMGWFSVPCLIGILILWFMPVRFNGVFKACLRDGVVNLAGAEQRYYWDSFGRMLKEIAHLNEAELQSLVLWNRLLVYAALYGVADQVTKVMKLRNIQLENQALNAFVYTPFYHDVTHSSHAMSTYGSTASTASHFTVSSGSGGGFSGGGGGGGFGAF
- a CDS encoding undecaprenyl-diphosphate phosphatase: MFLIELIKAVLFGIVEGITEWLPISSTGHLILLQDFVQFKNQDPAFMEMFNVVIQLGAILAVVVIYFDKLYPFKPGKSPLEVRRTWQLWAKVAVATLPLVFVFKLDDWFEAHFHNSISVAIMLITYGIAFIYLERREQVEPAVTELHKLPYRTALYIGLFQVLSLFPGTSRSGATIVGGLINGVSRPVVTEFTFYLGIPAMFGASLLKVGKFALGGHSLALGQLFILLVAMGVAFVVSMYAIRFLTDYVKNHDFTVFGKYRIVLGSILLLYGLFRVIF
- the mecA gene encoding adaptor protein MecA, translating into MKMKQISDSTIKITIQLEDLEERGMEIADFLVPQEKTEEFFYAILDELEMPESFLDSGMLSFRVTPKPDKLDVFVTKSKIDQQLDFEDLSDLPDMEELSRMTPDEFIKTLEKTISDKTKGDAEAIHHLEQEELRDNQEQDPTSEAPVSQYIYYILRFSNIQQAVAFSKTVSFPVDTSELYKMGSDYYLTVLIDTEDQPNQYPTWLLAIIREYADDSEVTRAVLQEHGHLLMVSGAIENLKKVASL
- a CDS encoding glycosyltransferase family 4 protein; this encodes MMSFSLQFVLVLIGTFMIALVLTPLVRLFSFKIDAVDYPNARRINTKPMPSAGGLSIVIAFSIATLIFIPMLTSTTAPIKSYLSYTLPVVGAGWIIALTGLIDDVKELSAKKKMIGILLAASLVWFLTDFRLNDFKIPFGGPLLHFEPWLSYLLTVIWIVAITNAVNLIDGLDGLVSGVSIISLVTMGIVSYFFLPVPNLFLTMTIFVLVASIAGFFPFNYHPAILYLGDTGALFIGFMISVLSLQGLKNATAVAVVTPMIILGVPITDTFLAIIRRTLSGQKFYKPDRNHLHHRLLSLGLTHRGTVLVIYGISMIFSLISLLLNISSRIGGVLLVIGLLFGVELLAELIGVLGPHHSPLLNVLRYIGNSSYREEVRQKRKEKTK
- the sufC gene encoding Fe-S cluster assembly ATPase SufC, which produces MSTLEIKDLHVEIEGKEILKGVNLTLKTGEIAAIMGPNGTGKSTLSAAIMGNPNYEVTKGEILFDGVNILELEVDERARMGLFLAMQYPSEIPGITNAEFLRAAMNAGKEEDEKISIRDFIKKLDEKMELLNMKEEMAERYLNEGFSGGEKKRNEILQLLMLEPTFALLDEIDSGLDIDALKVVSKGVNAMRGEGFGAMIITHYQRLLNYITPDVVHVMMEGRVVLSGGPELAARLEREGYAQLAEELGYDYKEEL